A genome region from Flavobacterium sp. includes the following:
- the ruvX gene encoding Holliday junction resolvase RuvX → MPRILSIDYGQKRTGIAVTDEMQIIASGLTTIPTHTLIDFLKDYFAKEKVEAVLIGEPKQMNGQPSESASVINGFVTHFSNIFPEMKVIRVDERFTSKMAFQTMIDSGLSKKQRQNKGLIDEISATIMLQDYLSSKRF, encoded by the coding sequence ATGCCAAGAATCCTTTCCATAGATTACGGACAAAAACGCACAGGAATAGCTGTCACTGATGAAATGCAGATTATAGCATCAGGATTAACCACAATTCCAACCCATACTTTAATTGATTTTTTAAAAGATTATTTTGCCAAAGAAAAAGTAGAAGCAGTTTTAATTGGCGAGCCCAAACAAATGAACGGTCAGCCATCAGAAAGTGCGTCTGTGATTAATGGTTTTGTAACACATTTTTCAAATATTTTTCCGGAAATGAAAGTAATTCGTGTTGATGAACGTTTTACATCAAAAATGGCTTTTCAAACAATGATTGATAGCGGACTAAGTAAAAAACAGCGCCAAAACAAAGGGCTGATTGACGAAATTTCTGCTACAATTATGCTTCAGGATTATCTTTCTTCTAAGCGTTTTTAA
- a CDS encoding malate:quinone oxidoreductase, producing the protein MPDNTIRSNSEVVLIGAGIMSATLGLILKELQPDIKIEIYERLDVAAAESSDAWNNAGTGHSAFCELNYTPEKEDGSIDPKKAISIAESFEISRQFWSYLVQENKVPSPENFIKSVPHMSFVWGEKNVEYLTKRFEALQSNPIFADMTFSTDFNQLKEWMPLVMEGREEGEKIAATHMEMGTDVNFGALTRSMFNYLEKLDGVTLYFNHEVKKLRQREDKSWRIKITDLSTGQKRKAYTQFVFIGAGGGSLPLLEKAGVPEGHGYGGFPVSGQWLKCTNPEVIAKHQAKVYGKASVGAPPMSVPHIDTRVIDGEKALLFGPFAGFSTRFLKNGSYLDLPLSIKANNLIPMLSAGFHNIPLTKYLIEQVRQSPKDRMKALREYLPTARSKDWKLEKAGQRVQVIKKGENGGGVLEFGTEVITTHDGSLAVLLGASPGASTAVAIMVDLISRCFTKQIKTPEWEAKMKKMIPSYGTTLNDKPELLAEMRKHTAEVLKIK; encoded by the coding sequence ATGCCTGACAATACAATACGTTCCAATAGTGAAGTAGTGCTTATTGGAGCTGGAATTATGAGTGCAACTCTTGGATTAATTTTGAAAGAGCTGCAGCCGGATATTAAAATTGAAATTTACGAAAGATTAGATGTAGCAGCTGCCGAAAGCTCAGATGCATGGAATAATGCAGGAACCGGACACTCTGCATTTTGTGAATTAAATTATACTCCTGAAAAAGAGGATGGAAGTATCGACCCTAAAAAAGCAATCAGCATAGCAGAATCATTTGAAATTTCTCGTCAGTTTTGGTCTTATTTAGTACAGGAAAATAAAGTTCCGTCTCCGGAAAATTTTATTAAAAGTGTACCACATATGAGTTTTGTATGGGGAGAAAAAAATGTTGAATATCTTACCAAAAGATTCGAAGCACTGCAAAGCAATCCTATTTTTGCAGATATGACATTCAGTACTGATTTTAATCAGCTGAAAGAATGGATGCCTCTTGTAATGGAAGGTAGAGAAGAGGGCGAAAAAATAGCAGCAACTCACATGGAAATGGGTACTGATGTCAATTTTGGAGCTTTAACAAGAAGCATGTTTAATTATCTTGAAAAACTGGACGGTGTAACTTTATATTTTAATCATGAGGTTAAAAAATTAAGACAGCGCGAGGATAAATCCTGGAGAATTAAAATTACAGATTTATCTACAGGTCAAAAAAGAAAAGCATATACCCAATTTGTATTTATTGGTGCCGGTGGCGGTTCTTTGCCATTATTAGAAAAAGCAGGTGTTCCTGAAGGACATGGTTATGGAGGTTTCCCAGTAAGCGGACAATGGTTAAAATGTACAAATCCGGAAGTTATTGCTAAACATCAGGCAAAAGTTTACGGTAAAGCAAGCGTTGGTGCACCGCCAATGTCTGTTCCGCATATTGATACTCGTGTTATTGACGGTGAAAAAGCACTTCTTTTTGGGCCTTTTGCAGGATTCTCAACACGTTTCTTAAAAAATGGGTCTTATTTGGATTTGCCTTTATCGATAAAAGCAAACAATTTAATTCCGATGCTTTCTGCGGGATTCCACAATATTCCATTAACAAAATATTTGATTGAGCAGGTTCGTCAGTCTCCAAAAGACAGAATGAAAGCACTTCGTGAGTATTTACCAACAGCACGTTCTAAAGACTGGAAATTAGAAAAAGCGGGTCAACGTGTTCAGGTTATTAAAAAAGGAGAAAACGGTGGTGGAGTTTTAGAATTTGGAACAGAAGTAATTACAACTCATGATGGATCTCTGGCAGTTTTATTAGGAGCGTCTCCGGGAGCTTCAACAGCTGTTGCTATTATGGTTGACTTAATTAGCAGATGTTTTACAAAGCAAATTAAAACACCTGAATGGGAAGCCAAAATGAAAAAAATGATTCCATCTTACGGAACAACTCTAAACGATAAACCAGAGTTATTGGCAGAAATGAGAAAACATACAGCTGAAGTTTTAAAAATTAAATAA
- a CDS encoding glycosyltransferase family 2 protein: MISQNQLLSALLITYNEESNIREVLDNLAFADEIIIVDSFSTDKTFEIASAYKNVKIVQRAFDNFALQRNFTIDLAANSWILFIDADERLSPELQQEIRKVINHENSASAYFVARDFIFKNKKLRFSGWQNDKIIRLFKKENATYNNNKIVHEKLIVNGKTGKLKNRLTHYSYSNYEDYKQKMIFYGKLKAQEEYSKNTNPNFFHFYIRPLYQFLNQYLLRFGILDGKKGIIICYLNALSVAVRFQELKKIRAKS, translated from the coding sequence ATGATTTCTCAAAACCAACTTTTATCGGCTTTACTGATCACTTACAATGAAGAATCTAACATTCGGGAGGTTCTTGATAATCTGGCTTTTGCTGATGAAATAATTATCGTAGATTCTTTTAGTACCGATAAAACTTTTGAAATTGCTTCTGCATACAAAAATGTAAAAATTGTTCAGCGAGCTTTTGATAATTTCGCTCTTCAACGCAATTTTACAATTGATCTGGCGGCAAATTCCTGGATTCTTTTTATAGATGCAGATGAAAGATTAAGTCCTGAACTTCAACAGGAAATTAGAAAAGTTATAAACCACGAAAATAGCGCCTCTGCTTATTTTGTTGCACGCGATTTCATTTTTAAAAATAAAAAACTTCGTTTCAGCGGCTGGCAGAATGACAAAATAATTCGTCTTTTTAAGAAGGAAAATGCGACTTATAACAACAATAAAATTGTACACGAAAAATTAATTGTAAACGGAAAAACCGGAAAACTAAAAAACCGGCTAACGCATTATTCGTATTCGAATTATGAAGATTACAAGCAAAAAATGATTTTTTACGGCAAGTTAAAAGCACAGGAAGAATATTCAAAAAATACCAATCCTAACTTTTTTCATTTTTATATCCGTCCTCTATACCAATTCTTAAATCAGTATTTATTGAGATTTGGAATTTTAGACGGAAAAAAGGGCATTATAATCTGTTATCTAAACGCACTAAGTGTAGCGGTTCGTTTTCAGGAACTTAAAAAAATAAGAGCCAAAAGCTAA
- a CDS encoding type II toxin-antitoxin system RelE/ParE family toxin: MTIKISNEFLKLLKEQVHYIYKDKPRAALKFRKDLLKNIKKDLKYPFHFTKSKYFDNENIRDYVFKGYVSVYEVDTEKNIVLVFSFIKYKDSL; this comes from the coding sequence ATGACAATTAAGATTTCTAATGAATTTTTAAAATTATTAAAAGAACAAGTTCATTATATTTATAAAGATAAACCTAGAGCAGCACTAAAGTTCAGGAAAGATTTGCTTAAAAATATTAAAAAAGATTTAAAATATCCTTTTCATTTTACTAAGTCAAAATATTTTGATAATGAAAATATTAGAGATTATGTTTTTAAAGGTTATGTTTCTGTTTATGAAGTTGATACTGAGAAAAATATAGTTTTAGTTTTCAGTTTTATAAAATATAAAGACTCTCTTTAA
- a CDS encoding 2,3,4,5-tetrahydropyridine-2,6-dicarboxylate N-succinyltransferase, translating into MNSLQTIIEQAWENRALLQEKTTTDAIREVIELVDAGKLRVAEPVGDGWQVNEWVKKAVVMYFPIQKMETWESGIFEYHDKMLLKRNYAEKGIRVVPNAVARYGAYISSGVILMPSYVNIGAYVDEGTMVDTWATVGSCAQIGKNVHLSGGVGIGGVLEPLQAAPVIIEDGAFIGSRCIVVEGVHVGKEAVLGANVCLTASTKIIDVTGDEPVEMKGFVPARSVVIPGSYTKKFAAGEYQVPCALIIGTRKPSTDLKTSLNNALREYDVAV; encoded by the coding sequence ATGAATTCTTTACAGACTATAATTGAACAAGCTTGGGAAAACAGAGCTTTATTACAAGAAAAAACTACAACTGATGCTATTAGAGAAGTTATCGAATTAGTTGATGCAGGAAAATTACGTGTTGCAGAACCAGTTGGTGATGGTTGGCAGGTAAACGAATGGGTTAAGAAAGCAGTTGTAATGTATTTCCCAATTCAAAAAATGGAAACATGGGAATCTGGTATTTTTGAATATCACGATAAAATGTTACTAAAAAGAAATTATGCTGAAAAAGGAATTCGTGTAGTACCAAATGCTGTTGCACGTTACGGAGCTTATATTTCAAGCGGTGTTATTTTAATGCCAAGTTATGTAAATATTGGTGCTTATGTTGACGAAGGAACTATGGTTGACACTTGGGCTACTGTAGGAAGCTGTGCACAAATTGGTAAAAATGTTCACTTAAGCGGTGGTGTTGGTATTGGTGGTGTTTTAGAGCCATTGCAAGCTGCTCCGGTAATTATTGAAGACGGTGCTTTTATTGGTTCTCGTTGTATCGTTGTAGAAGGTGTTCATGTTGGTAAAGAAGCTGTTCTTGGTGCTAACGTTTGTTTGACAGCTTCAACAAAAATTATTGACGTTACTGGTGATGAGCCTGTTGAAATGAAAGGTTTTGTTCCTGCGCGTTCTGTTGTAATTCCTGGAAGTTATACGAAAAAGTTTGCTGCTGGAGAATATCAGGTTCCATGTGCTTTAATCATTGGTACTCGTAAACCATCTACAGATTTAAAAACTTCATTAAATAATGCCCTTCGCGAATACGACGTTGCGGTATAA
- a CDS encoding glycosyltransferase family 9 protein, translating to MKILVIQQKMIGDVLVSSIICNNLRTAYPNAQIDYLVYASTTPVLEGNPSIDNIILFEEKHRKSKSELAKLVFEIRAKKYDLLIDAYSKLESWTISLFSGAKRKISYKKPGRNFLYTDNVPFAPFPKTNLGLAIERRLSLLEPLDLKIEIDPIPKLFVSEKENQEALALLEKHNVRKDRKTIMISLLGSEKLKTYPLEFMSKVVDFVADNANVNILFNYFPKQIEEAKTVFNACKPSTQEKIYFDLLGGDLRSFIALMNQCDVIIGNDGGAINMAKALGKPSFIIFSPWIEKKIWATFEDGIHHLSVHLKDYRADLFEQKTEKMLKKEALSLYQEFKPEFFKDKIESFLKKNIS from the coding sequence ATGAAGATACTTGTTATTCAGCAAAAAATGATTGGCGACGTTTTAGTCAGCAGTATTATTTGTAACAATCTGCGCACTGCTTATCCCAACGCTCAAATCGATTATTTAGTTTATGCTTCTACAACTCCGGTTTTAGAAGGAAATCCAAGTATTGACAATATTATTTTATTTGAAGAAAAGCATCGAAAAAGCAAGAGTGAACTTGCAAAACTTGTCTTTGAAATCAGAGCTAAAAAATACGATTTATTAATCGATGCTTATTCAAAATTAGAAAGCTGGACCATATCTCTATTTAGCGGCGCAAAAAGAAAAATCTCTTATAAAAAACCCGGAAGAAATTTTCTGTATACCGATAATGTCCCTTTTGCTCCTTTTCCTAAAACCAATTTAGGTTTGGCAATCGAAAGACGTCTTTCGTTATTAGAACCTTTAGATTTAAAAATTGAGATTGATCCAATTCCGAAATTATTTGTTTCAGAAAAAGAAAATCAGGAAGCTTTAGCATTACTCGAAAAACATAACGTTCGAAAAGATAGAAAAACTATAATGATTAGTCTTTTAGGAAGCGAAAAACTAAAAACATATCCTTTAGAATTCATGTCTAAAGTGGTAGATTTTGTTGCTGATAATGCCAATGTAAATATTCTGTTTAATTATTTCCCGAAACAAATTGAAGAGGCAAAAACGGTTTTTAATGCCTGCAAACCTTCAACACAGGAAAAAATATATTTCGATTTATTGGGCGGAGATTTGCGTTCGTTTATTGCACTTATGAATCAATGCGATGTCATTATCGGAAACGATGGCGGCGCCATAAATATGGCTAAAGCATTAGGAAAACCTTCTTTTATAATTTTCTCTCCATGGATTGAAAAGAAAATCTGGGCTACTTTTGAGGATGGAATTCATCATCTTTCTGTGCATTTAAAAGATTATCGAGCGGATTTATTTGAGCAGAAAACAGAAAAAATGCTAAAAAAAGAAGCTTTGTCTTTATATCAAGAATTTAAACCTGAATTCTTTAAAGACAAAATCGAATCATTTCTGAAAAAAAATATCAGCTAA
- a CDS encoding PAS domain-containing protein produces MNQENQLRTPVTVIDKEVTWDKTQVIMSKTNAFGIIEYANEVFVDVCGYEDYELMGQPHNIIRHPDMPKVIFKVLWENLKNGKNFHAIVKNLAKSGRYYWVITDFDIARDENGVIVNYFGRRQSVPQEVVAMHIEPLYKKLLQIEAASGVEFSEKYLIGFLEEKNRSYVEYIKELIYEHEKNQAKFANYEEEQGEEHRGFFSRLFNR; encoded by the coding sequence ATGAATCAGGAAAATCAACTCCGAACTCCGGTAACCGTAATTGATAAAGAAGTAACATGGGATAAAACTCAGGTAATTATGAGTAAAACAAACGCTTTTGGCATAATTGAATATGCTAATGAAGTTTTTGTTGATGTCTGCGGTTATGAAGATTACGAATTAATGGGACAGCCGCATAATATTATTCGTCATCCGGATATGCCAAAGGTTATTTTTAAAGTGCTGTGGGAGAATTTGAAAAACGGAAAAAACTTTCATGCCATCGTAAAAAACCTTGCAAAATCAGGAAGATACTATTGGGTTATTACAGATTTTGATATTGCAAGAGATGAAAATGGTGTAATTGTAAATTATTTCGGAAGAAGACAATCTGTTCCGCAAGAAGTTGTGGCTATGCATATTGAACCTTTGTATAAAAAATTACTTCAAATTGAGGCCGCAAGCGGAGTTGAATTCAGTGAAAAATATTTGATAGGTTTCTTAGAAGAAAAAAACAGAAGCTATGTTGAATATATTAAGGAGCTGATTTATGAACATGAAAAAAATCAGGCAAAGTTTGCTAATTATGAAGAGGAACAAGGAGAAGAACACAGAGGTTTTTTCAGCAGATTATTTAATCGATAA
- a CDS encoding FUSC family membrane protein, whose translation MLDRISKFTNSTSFLNASKVTIASVVPVIILNFLGHFEIGFTIALGAFYTYPSDIPSSLSHKIKGLIVASFIVSGVNLLVNLAYPFPFLFYPFLGFLLFLCSMISVYGQRATLVSFSALLSISLSFGHLHTGLEALQYSGFIFIGGILYLIVSLVFHFVQPYKYIELQIAEGIKLTAKYLKLRGDLWSPEANREKIIEKQLAIQVDLNLIHEDLRKMLIGNQNTSGTTSQNRKMLLVFITLVEIQELALYTSFDHSKLHEKFAKHPEVLRTYQNVAYKLASTLKKLSKNVHHIAVYVDKNDLKNELDALEFAIFDYEKTLGKEEAAEGVLMLTNMLKYAKNQVGKIKTIQRALSLAMQSYKLKDKDKELEKFLTPQYYPIGTLIENLSYSSSIFRHSLRLTITILIGFIIGKFLPFQNVYWILLTIVVIMRPGYGLTKERSYNRIFGTILGGLLAFGIVSVIQNHVALSIFSIICMLLGISFTQINYKISATFVTMYVVFIYGILTPNVVEVIQFRILDSLAGATLAFIANQFLWPAWEFINTPIHIENSIRANKNYLKEIADFYNKKGEVPTSYRLSRKNAFIEIGNLMTSFQRMMQEPKSKQKTMPLVNNLVVLNHSLLSALASLSTYIQSHKTTAASESFNYIIKTILLNLEHSVSILRNETIITDTFFDKEDVILQFEELKRKNFSRLATDDELDKETRQAKMQEASMVIEQLIWMSNLAEKILKTTKELKAVKTD comes from the coding sequence ATGTTAGACCGAATCTCGAAATTCACCAACAGTACTTCGTTTTTAAATGCTTCAAAAGTTACCATTGCTTCTGTTGTACCTGTTATAATTTTGAATTTTTTAGGTCATTTTGAAATTGGTTTTACGATTGCATTGGGTGCTTTTTACACCTATCCCAGCGATATTCCGAGTTCATTAAGTCACAAAATCAAGGGATTAATTGTAGCTTCTTTTATCGTATCCGGAGTAAATTTATTAGTAAATCTTGCTTATCCTTTTCCTTTTTTATTCTATCCTTTTTTAGGGTTTCTGCTATTTTTATGTTCCATGATTTCTGTGTACGGGCAGCGCGCGACTTTGGTTTCGTTTTCTGCTTTATTATCTATTTCATTGTCATTTGGGCATTTACATACTGGTTTAGAAGCGCTTCAATATTCGGGTTTTATTTTTATTGGAGGAATTTTATATTTAATAGTTTCACTGGTTTTTCATTTTGTACAACCTTATAAATACATAGAACTGCAAATTGCTGAAGGAATAAAACTAACGGCAAAATATCTAAAATTAAGAGGTGATTTATGGAGTCCCGAAGCTAATAGAGAGAAAATCATTGAAAAGCAATTAGCGATTCAGGTCGATCTTAATTTGATTCATGAGGATTTAAGAAAAATGCTTATTGGCAATCAAAACACATCAGGCACAACAAGTCAAAACCGAAAAATGCTTTTGGTTTTTATTACTTTGGTTGAAATTCAGGAATTAGCTCTTTATACTTCTTTTGATCACAGTAAACTTCATGAAAAGTTTGCCAAACATCCCGAAGTACTTCGCACGTATCAAAATGTGGCATACAAACTGGCTTCTACCCTTAAAAAGCTTTCAAAAAATGTGCATCATATTGCTGTATATGTTGATAAGAATGATCTTAAAAATGAATTAGATGCACTTGAATTTGCCATTTTTGATTATGAAAAAACATTAGGAAAAGAGGAAGCTGCAGAAGGTGTTTTAATGCTGACCAATATGCTGAAATATGCTAAAAATCAGGTTGGAAAAATTAAAACAATTCAAAGAGCTTTGTCACTGGCAATGCAGTCTTATAAATTAAAAGATAAAGACAAGGAGTTAGAAAAATTCTTAACGCCTCAATATTATCCTATAGGAACTCTTATTGAAAATTTAAGTTATTCCTCTTCAATATTCAGGCATTCGCTTCGATTGACTATTACTATTTTAATTGGTTTTATTATTGGAAAGTTTCTTCCATTTCAAAATGTTTACTGGATATTACTTACGATTGTAGTTATTATGCGCCCAGGTTACGGCCTGACAAAAGAGAGATCTTATAATAGAATTTTCGGAACTATTTTGGGCGGACTTTTGGCTTTCGGAATTGTTTCTGTAATCCAAAATCATGTTGCTTTGAGTATTTTCTCGATTATCTGCATGCTTTTAGGTATTTCGTTTACACAGATCAATTACAAAATAAGCGCAACTTTTGTTACGATGTATGTGGTTTTTATTTACGGAATTTTAACTCCAAATGTTGTTGAGGTTATTCAGTTTAGAATTCTTGATTCTCTTGCCGGAGCAACACTGGCTTTTATTGCAAACCAATTTTTATGGCCGGCCTGGGAATTTATCAATACGCCTATTCATATTGAAAATTCAATCAGAGCCAATAAAAATTATCTTAAAGAAATTGCCGATTTTTATAACAAAAAAGGTGAAGTTCCTACTTCTTACAGACTTTCAAGAAAAAATGCTTTTATTGAGATTGGAAACCTCATGACGTCTTTTCAGCGTATGATGCAGGAACCAAAATCGAAGCAAAAAACGATGCCGCTGGTAAATAATCTGGTCGTATTAAATCATTCGCTTTTGTCAGCTTTAGCTTCTTTGTCAACCTATATACAGTCGCATAAAACAACAGCAGCATCAGAATCTTTTAATTATATTATCAAAACTATTTTACTGAACTTAGAACATTCTGTTTCAATTTTAAGAAACGAAACGATTATAACAGATACTTTTTTTGATAAAGAAGATGTGATTTTACAATTTGAAGAATTAAAGCGTAAAAACTTTTCTCGCCTGGCAACAGATGACGAACTTGACAAAGAAACGCGACAGGCCAAAATGCAGGAAGCCTCTATGGTTATCGAACAATTAATATGGATGAGCAATCTGGCAGAGAAAATCCTGAAAACTACAAAAGAATTAAAAGCGGTGAAAACTGATTAA